A genome region from Glycine max cultivar Williams 82 chromosome 5, Glycine_max_v4.0, whole genome shotgun sequence includes the following:
- the LOC100775314 gene encoding polynucleotide 5'-hydroxyl-kinase NOL9 yields MDSSPSPDIYIPEQWSEAAESIAHSSMPPIALICGAKNCGKTTFSRYLLNVLLHKYTKVAYLDTDVGQPEFTPPAFLSLTIVHKVTPDLTVPCLKTPERCLFFGDVSSKRDPSTYLSYVFAIYDYYQKKYCIYEKGENPCKVKLPLIVNTPGWVKGVGYDVLVDMLKYISPTHVVKISIASEKKNLPAGEFWLDGEHDETINLIEINSAHQDSLNRSLLVQKDARLLRDLRIMAYFKQCFSSDSNISTIKELAHALASHCPYEVPIASIKIRHLHCEVPSSEIFFSLNATIVGLAVDSEGPENLPWCLGLGIVRGIDTVKGVLYVITPVPHNSLEKVNVLLQGYIQIPSCLLQVQGCISPYMSANTLTLTSN; encoded by the exons atggattCTTCTCCTTCACCAGACATATACATCCCAGAGCAATGGTCAGAGGCTGCAGAGTCCATTGCACACAGTTCAATGCCTCCTATTGCTCTTATATGTGGTGCCAAGAATTGTGGGAAGACAACCTTCTCCCGCTATCTCCTAAATGTCCTCTTGCACAAATACACCAAAGTAGCTTATCTGGATACTGATGTTGGCCAACCTGAATTTACTCCTCCAGCTTTTCTTTCACTAACCATTGTTCATAAAGTAACTCCAG ATTTGACAGTTCCATGCCTGAAAACACCAGAGAG GTGCCTTTTCTTTGGTGATGTTTCTTCTAAGAGAGATCCATCAACATACTTAAGTTATGTATTTGCCATATATGATTATTACCAAAAGAAGTATTGCATCTATGAAAAGGGAGAAAATCCTTGTAAGGTTAAGTTGCCTCTTATTGTGAATACTCCTGGCTGGGTGAAAG GTGTTGGTTACGATGTATTAGTGGACATGTTGAAATATATTTCTCCAACACATGTAGTTAAGATAAGCATAGCCAGTGAAAAGAAGAATCTACCTGCTGGAGAATTCTGGTTAGATGGAGAACACGATGAAACAATTAACCTAATTGAGATAAATTCTGCTCATCAGGACTCATTAAATAGATC GTTGCTTGTTCAGAAGGATGCACGTCTCCTACGTGATCTACGAATAATGGCTTATTTCAAACAGTGCTTTTCTAGTGATTCAAATATTTCTACAATCAAGGAACTTGCTCATGCCTTGGCCTCTCACTGTCCTTATGAAGTTCCCATTGCAAGCATAAAGATTCGACATCTTCATTGTGAG GTCCCAAGCTCCGAAATATTCTTCAGTTTGAATGCTACCATTGTTGGCTTAGCTGTTGATTCTGAAGGACCTGAAAATTTACCTTGGTGTCTTGGTCTTG GGATTGTGAGGGGAATTGACACAGTCAAAGGTGTGCTTTATGTCATTACTCCTGTACCACATAATTCTCTCGAAAAAGTCAACGTCTTGCTACAGGGTTATATCCAAATTCCATCTTGTTTATTGCAG GTTCAGGGATGCATCTCACCTTACATGTCAGCAAATACTTTGACTTTGACTTCAAACTAG
- the LOC100820224 gene encoding cyclin-dependent protein kinase inhibitor SMR6, which translates to MGFSHSDLESESKKWVIAGIGVRSLKPINTKRVGGGSGGGDAENEEEEARSTTPTAKEARIPEKLPCPPAPRKRRPPPSRCGNGGGGGVREFFTPPDLESVFKCHVEKAK; encoded by the coding sequence ATGGGGTTCTCGCATTCGGACTTAGAATCGGAATCCAAGAAGTGGGTAATTGCCGGAATCGGTGTTCGCTCGCTCAAACCCATCAACACAAAGCGCGTTGGCGGCGGCAGCGGTGGCGGCGATGCTgagaacgaagaagaagaagcgcgTTCCACGACGCCGACTGCCAAGGAGGCGAGGATACCGGAAAAGTTGCCGTGCCCGCCGGCGCCGAGGAAACGCCGACCACCGCCGTCGAGGTGTGGTaacggcggcggcggcggtgtGAGAGAGTTCTTCACACCTCCTGATTTGGAAAGTGTCTTCAAGTGCCATGTTGAGAAAGCCAAATGA
- the LOC100500125 gene encoding sirohydrochlorin ferrochelatase, chloroplastic isoform X1, whose amino-acid sequence MLVKSLSLHSHAFSSCSFSASEIGTNPSWVPLKSLNSLCCSSKPRNLCRFLCLSTQNGGFRENSGEVGLGDAVIIVDHGSRRKESNLMLNEFVEMFKHKTGYEIVEPAHMELAEPSIRDAFQSCVEQGAHRIIVSPFFLSPGRHWTQDIPSLSAEAAKEHPDVSYIVTAPLGLHELLVDVVNDRIKHCLKHVAGDADECSVCSGTGKCRLY is encoded by the exons ATGCTGGTGAAATCTCTCTCACTTCATTCTCATGCCTTCTCAAG TTGCAGTTTTTCTGCAAGTGAAATTGGAACAAACCCAAGTTGGGTTCCCTTAAAGTCCTTAAATAGCCTCTGCTGTTCCTCCAAGCCTAGAAATTTATGCAGATTTTTGTGTCTGAGCACTCAAAATGGTGGCTTCAGAGAAAACTCTGGTGAAGTTGGACTTGGAGATGCAGTGATAATTGTGGATCATGGCTCGCGTCGCAAAGAGTCAAATCTCATGCTTA ATGAATTTGTGGAGATGTTTAAGCATAAAACTGGGTATGAGATTGTGGAACCTGCTCATATG GAATTAGCAGAACCATCAATAAGAGATGCTTTTCAATCTTGCGTTGAACAAGGTGCTCATCGCATTATTGTTAGtcccttttttctctctcctggAAGGCATTGGACTCAG GATATTCCTTCCTTAAGTGCAGAGGCAGCAAAGGAACATCCAGATGTGTCATACATTGTAACTGCACCCCTTGGATTACATGAACTACTTGTG GATGTTGTGAATGATAGAATCAAACATTGCTTAAAGCATGTGGCTGGAGATGCAGATGAGTGTTCAGTTTGTTCTGGGACTGGTAAATGCAGGCTCTATTAA
- the LOC100500125 gene encoding sirohydrochlorin ferrochelatase, chloroplastic isoform X2 has protein sequence MPSQALFCCSCSFSASEIGTNPSWVPLKSLNSLCCSSKPRNLCRFLCLSTQNGGFRENSGEVGLGDAVIIVDHGSRRKESNLMLNEFVEMFKHKTGYEIVEPAHMELAEPSIRDAFQSCVEQGAHRIIVSPFFLSPGRHWTQDIPSLSAEAAKEHPDVSYIVTAPLGLHELLVDVVNDRIKHCLKHVAGDADECSVCSGTGKCRLY, from the exons ATGCCTTCTCAAG CGTTGTTCTGTTGCAGTTGCAGTTTTTCTGCAAGTGAAATTGGAACAAACCCAAGTTGGGTTCCCTTAAAGTCCTTAAATAGCCTCTGCTGTTCCTCCAAGCCTAGAAATTTATGCAGATTTTTGTGTCTGAGCACTCAAAATGGTGGCTTCAGAGAAAACTCTGGTGAAGTTGGACTTGGAGATGCAGTGATAATTGTGGATCATGGCTCGCGTCGCAAAGAGTCAAATCTCATGCTTA ATGAATTTGTGGAGATGTTTAAGCATAAAACTGGGTATGAGATTGTGGAACCTGCTCATATG GAATTAGCAGAACCATCAATAAGAGATGCTTTTCAATCTTGCGTTGAACAAGGTGCTCATCGCATTATTGTTAGtcccttttttctctctcctggAAGGCATTGGACTCAG GATATTCCTTCCTTAAGTGCAGAGGCAGCAAAGGAACATCCAGATGTGTCATACATTGTAACTGCACCCCTTGGATTACATGAACTACTTGTG GATGTTGTGAATGATAGAATCAAACATTGCTTAAAGCATGTGGCTGGAGATGCAGATGAGTGTTCAGTTTGTTCTGGGACTGGTAAATGCAGGCTCTATTAA
- the LOC100787055 gene encoding uncharacterized protein isoform X1, translating to MKGQTQATKLVNLYRFCVSSSSSSISRFNHFTLTTTDYNKFKFACAKAKNLQLSLSQRAFVFLSPLNVAANYLRSYRVSGSYICSGSILGVSIASAPIIAHAMDVAGDALVDDHESQDLSEEEIDVHHLLRLARKLWLPAFFFLTVLSNLGDSITILFIKLTLFLLSTKPSPFSVYVFVDKLCQQHMRQETRFFKAKSLYASKVEVQDYKLLCLADVEVRDQKFTLVGVLGSWWPIPHLPFWEAFSFVRNRIGSILVKTT from the exons atgaagggTCAAACACAGGCTACAAAGTTGGTTAATCTATACAGATTTTGCGtttcgtcttcttcttcttcaatctcTCGCTTCAACCACTTCACTCTCACTACCACCG aTTACAATAAATTCAAATTCGCTTGCGCGAAAGCGAAGAACCTCCAACTCTCACTCTCCCAACGCGCCTTCGTTTTTCTTTCCCCTCTTAACGTTGCCGCTAATTACCTCCGTAGTTATCGCGTTTCTG GCAGTTACATATGCAGCGGAAGCATTTTAGGTGTGTCAATTGCATCTGCACCAATTATAGCTCATGCCATGGATG TAGCTGGGGATGCATTGGTGGATGATCATGAATCACAGGACCTTTCAGAGGAGGAAATAGATGTGCATCACTTGTTGAGATTGGCTAGGAAACTTTGGCTGCctgcttttttctttcttacagTGTTGTCAAACTTGGGCGACTCAATTACAATATTATTCATTAAACTTACTTTGTTCCTCCTCAGTACAAAGCCCAGCCCTTTCTCTGTCTATGTATTTGTTGATAAG TTGTGCCAACAACATATGCGCCAAGAAACTCGATTCTTTAAAGCAAAG TCACTGTACGCCAGCAAAGTCGAAGTGCAGGACTATAAGCTTCTTTGCTTGGCTGATGTTGAAGTGAGAGATCAAAAGTTCACGTTGGTTGGAGTTCTTGGTAGTTGGTGGCCTATACCTCATTTGCCATTTTGGGAAGCATTCTCTTTTGTCAGAAATAGAATTGGAAGCATCTTGGTGAAAACAACTTAA
- the LOC100787055 gene encoding uncharacterized protein LOC100787055 (The RefSeq protein has 1 substitution compared to this genomic sequence): protein MKGQTQATKLVNLYRFCVSSSSSSISRFNHFTLTTTDYNKFKFACAKAKNLQLSLSQRAFVFLSPLNVAANYLRSYRVSGSYICSGSILGVSIASAPIIAHAMDAGDALVDDRESQDLSEEEIDVHHLLRLARKLWLPAFFFLTVLSNLGDSITILFIKLTLFLLSTKPSPFSVYVFVDKLCQQHMRQETRFFKAKSLYASKVEVQDYKLLCLADVEVRDQKFTLVGVLGSWWPIPHLPFWEAFSFVRNRIGSILVKTT from the exons atgaagggTCAAACACAGGCTACAAAGTTGGTTAATCTATACAGATTTTGCGtttcgtcttcttcttcttcaatctcTCGCTTCAACCACTTCACTCTCACTACCACCG aTTACAATAAATTCAAATTCGCTTGCGCGAAAGCGAAGAACCTCCAACTCTCACTCTCCCAACGCGCCTTCGTTTTTCTTTCCCCTCTTAACGTTGCCGCTAATTACCTCCGTAGTTATCGCGTTTCTG GCAGTTACATATGCAGCGGAAGCATTTTAGGTGTGTCAATTGCATCTGCACCAATTATAGCTCATGCCATGGATG CTGGGGATGCATTGGTGGATGATCATGAATCACAGGACCTTTCAGAGGAGGAAATAGATGTGCATCACTTGTTGAGATTGGCTAGGAAACTTTGGCTGCctgcttttttctttcttacagTGTTGTCAAACTTGGGCGACTCAATTACAATATTATTCATTAAACTTACTTTGTTCCTCCTCAGTACAAAGCCCAGCCCTTTCTCTGTCTATGTATTTGTTGATAAG TTGTGCCAACAACATATGCGCCAAGAAACTCGATTCTTTAAAGCAAAG TCACTGTACGCCAGCAAAGTCGAAGTGCAGGACTATAAGCTTCTTTGCTTGGCTGATGTTGAAGTGAGAGATCAAAAGTTCACGTTGGTTGGAGTTCTTGGTAGTTGGTGGCCTATACCTCATTTGCCATTTTGGGAAGCATTCTCTTTTGTCAGAAATAGAATTGGAAGCATCTTGGTGAAAACAACTTAA